The following coding sequences lie in one Arachis ipaensis cultivar K30076 chromosome B05, Araip1.1, whole genome shotgun sequence genomic window:
- the LOC107641154 gene encoding uncharacterized protein LOC107641154 has translation MVPNFALYRGEHSSSTNQIETRGNTPPRADSVRPPRVVSSANERKPRVTHPHVLQSQATSLHHVAITPPRAACNTSSACCSLHLTALRARKGTWEVRRYNGPHTCLATSISSDHRQLDYHVICARILPMVRADAAVTVKVLQQATEADYGFRPSYRKVWMAKQKAVAEIYGDWEESYAELPRWMLGIQATMAGTITVLKTSPVRIGGGVDESTEFFHRLFWTFPPCIKAFRHCKPLVSIDGTHLYGKYGGTLLLAIAQDGNSNILPIAFALVEGENAESWSFFLSNLREHVTPQEGILVISDRHNGIKAALEAPETGWLPPRAFRAYCIRHVAANFALTFKGKDSRRLLVNAAYAKTEAEFYYWFDIMRTENAAMCDWANRMEYDKWTQHEDAGRRFGHMTTNISECVNSVLKGTRNLPVTSLVKSTYGRLAQLFVVRGQTTEAQLGSGHEFCQALVKSIDRNLRDSRCFTVTLYDRQQSEYTVAETTPTSNFSLGSYRVSLKDHRCDCGHFQALHYPCCHAIACCAYSRLNWASYVHEVYRMSEVFNVYKEGFVPPIPEGLWPPYAGPTIIPDPNMRRAKEGRPKVTRIRGSMDQSQENQPKRCGLCRQPGHTRRNCHQRRQSGGGDA, from the exons ATGGTACCGAACTTTGCCTTATATAGAGGGGAGCACTCATCATCAACCAACCAGATTGAGACACGTGGCAACACGCCCCCACGTGCTGACTCAGTACGCCCTCCGCGTGTTGTTTCATCAGCCAATGAGAGGAAGCCACGTGTAACACACCCCCACGTGCTGCAGTCCCAAGCAACCAGCCTTCACCATGTGGCAATCACGCCCCCACGTGCTGCATGCAACACGTCCTCCGCGTGTTGCAGCCTCCATCTGACAG CGCTTCGTGCACGAAAGGGTACTTGGGAGGTTCGGAGGTACAACGGGCCACACACATGCCTCGCAACTTCTATTTCAAGTGATCACCGTCAGCTGGACTACCACGTTATCTGTGCGAGGATTCTTCCTATGGTTAGGGCAGATGCTGCGGTTACGGTAAAGGTACTTCAACAAGCGACAGAAGCTGATTACGGTTTCAGGCCTAGTTACAGGAAGGTTTGGATGGCTAAGCAGAAGGCAGTGGCAGAAATATATGGAGATTGGGAAGAGTCTTACGCGGAGTTGCCACGTTGGATGCTAGGGATCCAGGCGACAATGGCGGGAACAATCACGGTGCTGAAGACGTCTCCTGTTCGGATTGGTGGTGGGGTTGATGAGTCCACCGAGTTCTTTCACCGGCTATTCTGGACATTTCCACCCTGTATCAAGGCATTCCGGCATTGCAAGCCCCTCGTCAGTATTGATGGTACCCACTTGTATGGGAAGTATGGAGGGACGCTGCTGTTGGCGATAGCTCAGGACGGGAACTCGAACATCCTCCCGATAGCATTTGCCCTTGTGGAGGGCGAAAATGCAGAGTCGTGGTCATTCTTCTTGTCCAATCTCCGAGAGCATGTGACTCCTCAGGAGGGTATCCTTGTTATCTCTGACAGGCATAATGGGATCAAGGCAGCGCTTGAGGCACCTGAGACTGGGTGGCTGCCTCCTCGGGCGTTTCGGGCCTACTGTATTAGGCATGTGGCTGCGAATTTCGCCCTAACGTTCAAAGGTAAGGACTCCAGGAGGCTGTTGGTGAATGCTGCCTACGCAAAGACTGAGGCTGAGTTTTACTATTGGTTTGACATCATGCGGACTGAGAATGCAGCAATGTGTGACTGGGCCAACCGGATGGAGTATGACAAATGGACCCAACATGAGGATGCTGGTCGACGGTTCGGGCACATGACCACAAACATCAGTGAATGTGTGAACTCCGTGCTAAAGGGAACTCGCAACCTACCGGTCACATCTTTAGTTAAGTCAACCTACGGGAGGCTTGCTCAGCTATTTGTGGTACGGGGACAGACAACAGAGGCACAACTCGGATCTGGGCATGAATTCTGTCAGGCCTTGGTAAAGTCTATTGATCGGAACCTAAGAGACTCGAGGTGCTTCACTGTGACATTATATGACAGGCAGCAGTCCGAGTACACCGTCGCGGAGACAACACCAACCAGCAACTTCTCTCTGGGCAGCTACAGAGTCTCCCTTAAAGATCACCGATGCGACTGTGGCCACTTTCAGGCGCTGCATTATCCTTGTTGCCACGCCATTGCGTGTTGCGCCTACTCCCGGCTTAACTGGGCATCATATGTTCACGAGGTGTATCGTATGAGTGAGGTGTTCAACGTTTACAAGGAGGGGTTTGTCCCACCTATCCCTGAAGGACTATGGCCTCCATATGCTGGGCCTACCATCATTCCTGACCCTAATATGCGGCGTGCAAAGGAAGGTCGTCCAAAGGTAACCAGGATCCGTGGAAGTATGGATCAGTCTCAGGAGAACCAGCCGAAGCGATGTGGACTATGCCGTCAGCCTGGGCATACGCGGAGGAACTGTCACCAGCGAAGACAGAGTGGTGGAGGGGATGCGTAG